Sequence from the Microbacterium sp. 1.5R genome:
GGCTCCGCCACAACGGGATCCGCGTCGAACGACCAGTCGATAGTCGCTCCCGCGGGTCACACGATACGGGCGGGCGAGCACAGCGATCTACGCGGAGAGCTCGGTGCGGCCCTTCGCGCGACGAGCCGAAAGGATCGCGCGGCCGGCGCGGGTACGCATACGAAGACGGAAGCCGTGCTTCTTGGCGCGACGACGGTTGTTGGGCTGGAAGGTGCGCTTGCTCATGGAATCACTCCGGGAATGCTGCCACCGGGATCATTTTGACCGGAGACATAGGGATCTGCCGTTCAGGCATAAGTCAACCGATTAAGGGTACGTCTTGACGGCGCGCAGAGCAAATCTGCGCGCTTCGACCACCAGCTCAGGCACGATCCGCACAGCTATTATCCACAACCCTGCGGCATGCACGTATGAGCAACACGCGCGCGGATTCCCGTAGGCAGGTTGCCGTTCCCAGCCGTGGTGACTACCGTGGCATCCGAAGTTATCCACAGGCGGGCCGCGTCATCCAGACAGCCCGTCGTCCCCTCAGCACGGAGCGTC
This genomic interval carries:
- the rpmH gene encoding 50S ribosomal protein L34 translates to MSKRTFQPNNRRRAKKHGFRLRMRTRAGRAILSARRAKGRTELSA